From a single Oreochromis niloticus isolate F11D_XX linkage group LG3, O_niloticus_UMD_NMBU, whole genome shotgun sequence genomic region:
- the LOC100695773 gene encoding zinc finger protein basonuclin-2: MTPDPEESIGCTLSCCSCVCFRPGSVQLRSCDCCGHGWVAHALEKLQAQPQSSCSPVEVALPGVVFDLSCLVLYGAQAIPVRLKVLLDRLYSILSPEQVGHILHTLGWNLGDYVRGYMLQFPNGKVLDRWFMVTPEEELLIFKQFLRFGETRPIVELMLQTADGAEILSDPDLTPTHRSCQSSMNEGTVMMLRSSRGDPQRVTSVCHFEKSSPADHNNNVRHFEKFAGGLSFLLPFHFPSSAFHCLVPPTKELVPPSKLTQFLRKSHDSKLVEKHKQEGGRRGEETDPILHQCKGELAVKVKADPDKPSPPRSLWYPSFHSHQDYDLQRATAKHKSAFSLSPTLNSSTIISSSSIYSPISPASSSPLKISQKVPGSHSSSLHPLPSFSSSFLCPLPTASLSSSLHPPPSSSTTLHPLPSTLCSVPSSAAGGRKGRVCCGVCGKSFYDKGTLKIHYNAVHLKIKHRCTVAGCTMVFSSLRSRNRHSANPNPRLHTSGSRDTYRSLHSDHTSDTQILGSKQPRKNTQDSHIYVYREKENATMFWKHTNDSQAHAHTVGSGLNGHKSLQHCYLQSMPHHADSTPSSSPPQSQNQHTNATFTLNNPQVLPPLPSHLHSVHTASSLGSPPSLIPAVSSTADKLKCPLLTNNDPPSCDTQAASHYCEGNQWQLESVSCVPKKKPRKSSMPVKIEREMVEWRRNENEEEY; encoded by the exons ATGACTCCAGACCCAGAGGAG TCCATCGGGTGCACTTTGTCctgctgcagctgtgtgtgtttcagaccAGGAAGTGTACAGCTCAGATCATGTGATTGCTGTGGACACGGCTGGGTGGCACATG CACTGGAGAAGCTCCAGGCCCAGCCTCAATCCAGCTGCAGCCCAGTAGAGGTGGCTCTTCCTGGGGTGGTGTTCGACCTGAGCTGCCTGGTCTTGTACGGAGCTCAGGCCATTCCTGTTCGACTCAAGGTATTGCTGGACCGCCTCTACAGCATCCTGAGCCCAGAGCAG GTCGGACACATACTGCACACCTTGGGCTGGAATTTGGGGGATTATGTTAGAGGGTACATGTTGCAG TTTCCAAATGGAAAAGTGTTGGATCGCTGGTTTATGGTCACTCCAGAAGAAGAATTGCTCATCTTCAAACAGTTCCTTCGCTTTGGAGAGACGCGACCCATAGTTGAGTTGATGCTTCAGACTGCAGACGGTGCTGAAATCCTCTCTGATCCTGATCTGACACCCACACACAGGAGCTGCCAATCAAGCATGAATGAAGGAACGGTGATGATGTTAAGGAGCTCAAGAGGAGATCCACAACGGGTGACCAGTGTCTGTCATTTTGAAAAAAGCAGTCCTGCTGACCACAACAATAATGTCCGCCATTTTGAAAAGTTTGCTGGTGGACTTTCTTTTCTGCTGCCATTCCATTTTCCAAGCTCGGCCTTCCACTGTTTGGTTCCTCCCACTAAg gAGCTTGTTCCTCCCAGTAAGCTGACACAGTTTCTACGAAAGTCCCATGATAGCAAATTGGTTGAGAAGCACAAGCAAGAAGGAGGAAGACGAGGAGAAGAGACTGATCCAATCTTACATCAGTGTAAAGGAGAACTGGCTGTAAAAGTCAAAGCAGACCCCGACAAGCCAAGCCCGCCTCGCTCACTGTGGTATCCCTCCTTCCACAGTCACCAGGACTATGACCTTCAGAGGGCAACAGCCAAACACAAGAGTGCCTTTTCACTTTCTCCTACCTTAAATTCCTCGACAATCATTTCTTCCTCTTCAATCTATTCACCTATCTCCCCCGCTTCATCCTCACCATTGAAGATTTCTCAGAAGGTGCCAGGTTCCCATTCTTCTTCTCTACATCCTCTCCcatccttctcctcctctttcctttGTCCTCTTCCCACCGCTTCACTTTCTTCCTCCCTGCATCCTCCCCCATCCTCATCTACCACCCTCCACCCACTCCCCTCCACCCTCTGCTCTGTCCCTTCATCTGCTGCAGGAGGTCGGAAAGGGAGGGTCTGCTGTGGCGTTTGTGGGAAAAGCTTCTATGACAAAG GAACACTGAAGATCCACTACAACGCCGTCCATCTGAAGATCAAACATCGCTGTACAGTGGCAGGCTGCACCATGGTCTTCAGCTCGCTCCGTAGTCGAAACCGACATAGTGCCAACCCAAACCCACGACTACACACAAGCGGCAGCAGAGACACCTACAGAAGCTTACACTCTGACCACACAAGTGATACACAGATACTTGGATCTAAACAGCCTCGCAAAAACACACAGGACAGTCacatatatgtgtacagggaaaaggaaaacgCCACCATGTTTTGGAAACATACTAATGATTCACAGGCACATGCGCACACTGTGGGGAGTGGGTTAAATGGTCACAAAAGCCTCCAACATTGCTATCTCCAGAGTATGCCGCATCACGCTGACTCAACTCCTTCTTCTTCCCCTCCTCAATCCCAGAACCAGCACACCAATGCCACCTTCACCCTAAATAACCCCCAGGTCTTGCCTCCACTTCCGTCCCACCTCCATTCAGTTCATACTGCTTCTTCTCTAGGTTCCCCTCCCTCTCTTATCCCTGCAGTCAGTTCTACAGCAGACAAACTCAAATGCCCCCTTCTGACTAACAATGATCCACCAAGTTGTGACACTCAGGCAGCATCACATTACTGTGAAGGAAATCAGTGGCAACTCGAGTCAGTTAGCTGCGTGCCAAAGAAGAAGCCCAGGAAGTCAAGCATGCCAGTGAAAATAGAAAGAGAGATGGTGGAGTGGAGGAGAAATGAGAATGAAGAGGAGTACTGA